A region of Streptomyces sp. R44 DNA encodes the following proteins:
- the hemB gene encoding porphobilinogen synthase: MNSYGSFPGARPRRLRTTPVMRRMVAETRLHPADLILPAFVREGITEPVPIQAMPGVVQHTRDTLRKAAVEALEAGVSGIMLFGVPEDAKKDAAGTAGTDPDGILQVAIRDVRAEVGDELVIMSDLCLDEFTDHGHCGVLDADGRVDNDATLERYAEMAQVQADAGVHVVGPSGMMDGQVGVVRDALDTIGKEDVAILAYTAKYSSAFYGPFREAVGSSLKGDRKTYQQDPANLRESMRELALDLEEGADMVMVKPAGPYLDVLAKVADAVDVPVAAYQISGEYSMVEAAAEKGWIDRDKAILETLTGIRRAGAQMILTYWATEVAQKLSAGRR; the protein is encoded by the coding sequence ATGAACTCGTACGGATCCTTTCCCGGGGCGCGGCCGCGGCGGCTGCGGACGACGCCCGTCATGCGCCGGATGGTCGCCGAGACGCGGCTGCATCCCGCCGACCTGATCCTGCCCGCGTTCGTGCGCGAGGGGATCACCGAGCCCGTCCCGATCCAGGCCATGCCCGGCGTCGTACAGCACACGCGGGACACCCTGCGGAAGGCCGCCGTGGAGGCGCTGGAGGCCGGGGTCTCCGGGATCATGCTCTTCGGCGTGCCCGAGGACGCCAAGAAGGACGCCGCCGGGACGGCCGGGACCGACCCCGACGGGATTCTGCAGGTCGCCATCCGCGACGTCCGTGCCGAGGTCGGCGACGAGCTCGTGATCATGTCGGACCTGTGTCTCGACGAGTTCACCGACCACGGCCACTGCGGCGTCCTCGACGCCGACGGCCGCGTCGACAACGACGCCACGCTGGAACGTTACGCCGAGATGGCCCAGGTCCAGGCCGACGCCGGCGTCCACGTCGTCGGCCCCTCCGGGATGATGGACGGCCAGGTCGGGGTCGTCCGTGACGCCCTGGACACCATCGGCAAGGAGGACGTGGCGATCCTCGCGTACACCGCGAAGTACTCCTCCGCCTTCTACGGCCCCTTCCGCGAGGCCGTCGGCTCCTCCCTCAAGGGCGACCGCAAGACCTACCAGCAGGACCCCGCCAACCTCCGCGAGTCGATGCGCGAGCTCGCGCTCGACCTGGAGGAAGGCGCCGACATGGTCATGGTCAAGCCCGCCGGGCCCTACCTCGACGTGCTCGCCAAGGTCGCCGACGCCGTGGACGTGCCCGTCGCCGCCTACCAGATCAGCGGCGAGTACTCCATGGTCGAGGCCGCCGCCGAGAAGGGCTGGATCGACCGCGACAAGGCCATCCTGGAGACCCTCACCGGCATCCGCCGCGCCGGCGCCCAGATGATCCTCACCTACTGGGCCACCGAGGTCGCCCAGAAGCTGTCCGCCGGTCGCCGCTAG
- a CDS encoding DUF4253 domain-containing protein, with protein MAMIPNQLPRLASDPTGRSLGLDLPPGTLTGPADAPYFWSGHDPAGPAAWAALRPAARTAGLLPVLLGGGGLDEGQLTPGAMSDPADHDAEEVLAEFWEGCAASEEVIAPFTAGWPGLAAAQPSGSDPDRAAAEVAEALTEPGTWLAEARPALVPARRSADIPAVIGWTGPLNHENDVARLCAVLRSWEDRFGARVVALTPGQLLVSVAAPPLTVEDAEALAAEHFAFCPDNITQGRHSILRDYARGMLLDVPVWSFWWD; from the coding sequence ATGGCGATGATCCCGAACCAGCTGCCCAGGCTCGCGTCCGATCCGACCGGCCGTTCCCTGGGCCTCGACCTGCCGCCGGGCACCCTCACGGGCCCGGCGGACGCTCCGTACTTCTGGTCGGGGCACGACCCGGCGGGGCCCGCGGCGTGGGCGGCGCTGCGTCCGGCGGCGCGGACGGCGGGGCTGCTGCCGGTGCTGTTGGGCGGGGGCGGCCTGGACGAGGGGCAGCTGACGCCCGGGGCGATGAGCGACCCGGCGGACCACGACGCCGAGGAGGTGCTCGCCGAGTTCTGGGAGGGCTGCGCGGCCTCGGAGGAGGTCATCGCGCCGTTCACGGCGGGCTGGCCGGGCCTGGCTGCGGCGCAGCCCTCGGGCAGCGACCCGGACCGGGCGGCGGCCGAGGTCGCCGAGGCGCTGACGGAGCCGGGCACCTGGTTGGCGGAGGCCCGCCCGGCCCTGGTCCCGGCGCGGCGCAGTGCCGACATACCGGCGGTCATCGGCTGGACGGGGCCGTTGAACCACGAGAACGACGTGGCCCGGTTGTGCGCGGTGCTGCGCTCCTGGGAGGACCGTTTCGGTGCCCGGGTCGTGGCGCTCACCCCCGGCCAACTGCTGGTCTCGGTGGCGGCTCCGCCCCTGACGGTCGAGGACGCCGAGGCGTTGGCGGCGGAGCACTTCGCGTTCTGCCCGGACAACATCACGCAGGGAAGGCACAGCATCCTGCGCGACTATGCGCGCGGGATGCTGCTGGACGTCCCGGTCTGGAGCTTCTGGTGGGACTAG
- a CDS encoding DUF1876 domain-containing protein, which yields MHTLVGWHVEMEFKEEGDRTRAAAMVRLTDGTEFRAHGTANRHPSDPDQLRVGEEIAGARALMDLASQLLQKAHKEIDEVSGRTSHAIR from the coding sequence ATGCACACGCTTGTCGGATGGCATGTGGAGATGGAGTTCAAGGAAGAGGGTGACCGGACGCGGGCCGCGGCCATGGTCCGGCTCACCGACGGCACCGAGTTCCGGGCCCACGGCACCGCGAACCGGCACCCGTCCGATCCGGACCAGCTGCGCGTGGGCGAGGAGATCGCCGGCGCCCGGGCCCTGATGGATCTCGCCTCGCAGCTGCTCCAGAAGGCCCACAAGGAGATCGACGAGGTGTCCGGCCGGACCTCGCACGCCATTCGTTGA
- the argS gene encoding arginine--tRNA ligase, translating to MASVPSLASTVQQRLADGLSAALPDAASADPLLRRSDRADFQANGILALAKQLKGNPRELATKVVEAIPANDVLKEIEVSGPGFLNITVTDAAIIDTLAARAADARLGVPFNESAGTTVIDYAQPNVAKEMHVGHLRSAVIGAAMVEILEFTGETVVRRHHIGDWGTQFGMLIQYLIEHPHELDHSSEAEVSGEEAMSNLNRLYKASRALFDSDEEFKTRARARVVDLQAGDEETLALWQRFVDESKIYFYSVFDKLDMDIRDGDVVGESGYNDMLQETCRILEESGVAVRSEGALCVFFDDVKGPDGNPVPLIVQKSDGGFGYAATDLSAIRDRVQNLKATSLLYVVDARQSLHFKMVFETARRAGWLNDEVKAVQLAFGTVLGKDGKPFKTREGETVRLVDLLDEAIDRASAVVREKAQDLTEAEIAERGAQVGIGAVKYADLSTSAARDYKFDLDQMVSLNGDTSVYLQYAYARIQSILRKAGDAKPAAHRELDLAASERALGLHLDGFGELIAETAAEYAPHKLAAYLYQLASHYTTFYSECPVLKADTPEQVENRLFLCELTARTLHQGMALLGIRTPERL from the coding sequence ATGGCCTCGGTCCCTTCCCTCGCTTCGACCGTGCAGCAGCGCCTCGCGGACGGCCTCTCGGCGGCTCTGCCGGACGCCGCGTCCGCCGACCCGCTGCTGCGACGAAGCGACCGGGCCGACTTCCAGGCCAACGGCATCCTGGCGCTGGCCAAGCAGCTCAAGGGCAATCCGCGTGAGCTGGCGACGAAGGTCGTCGAGGCGATTCCGGCGAACGACGTGCTGAAGGAGATCGAGGTCTCGGGCCCCGGCTTCCTGAACATCACGGTGACGGACGCGGCGATCATCGACACCCTCGCGGCCCGTGCGGCGGACGCGCGTCTGGGCGTTCCGTTCAACGAGTCGGCGGGCACGACGGTCATCGACTACGCCCAGCCGAACGTGGCGAAGGAGATGCACGTCGGCCACCTGCGGTCGGCCGTGATCGGCGCGGCGATGGTCGAGATCCTGGAGTTCACGGGCGAGACGGTGGTCCGGCGCCACCACATCGGCGACTGGGGCACCCAGTTCGGCATGCTCATCCAGTACCTGATCGAGCACCCGCACGAGCTGGACCACTCCTCGGAGGCGGAGGTCTCCGGCGAGGAGGCCATGTCGAACCTGAACCGGCTGTACAAGGCCTCGCGGGCCCTGTTCGACTCCGACGAGGAGTTCAAGACGCGGGCGCGTGCCCGGGTCGTGGACCTCCAGGCGGGCGACGAGGAGACGCTGGCGCTGTGGCAGCGGTTCGTCGACGAGTCGAAGATCTACTTCTACTCGGTCTTCGACAAGCTGGACATGGACATCCGGGACGGCGACGTCGTCGGCGAGTCCGGCTACAACGACATGCTGCAGGAGACCTGCCGCATCCTGGAGGAGTCGGGCGTCGCGGTCCGCTCCGAGGGTGCGCTGTGCGTGTTCTTCGACGATGTGAAGGGCCCGGACGGCAACCCGGTGCCGCTGATCGTCCAGAAGTCCGACGGCGGTTTCGGTTACGCGGCGACGGACCTGTCGGCGATCCGGGACCGGGTGCAGAACCTGAAGGCGACGTCCCTGCTGTACGTGGTGGACGCCCGCCAGTCGCTGCACTTCAAGATGGTCTTCGAGACGGCCCGCCGGGCGGGCTGGCTGAACGACGAGGTGAAGGCCGTGCAGCTGGCCTTCGGCACGGTCCTGGGCAAGGACGGCAAGCCGTTCAAGACCCGTGAGGGCGAGACGGTCCGGCTGGTGGATCTGTTGGACGAGGCGATCGACCGGGCCTCGGCCGTGGTCCGCGAGAAGGCCCAGGACCTCACGGAGGCGGAGATCGCCGAGCGTGGTGCGCAGGTGGGCATCGGCGCGGTGAAGTACGCGGACCTGTCGACGTCGGCGGCGCGTGACTACAAGTTCGATCTGGACCAGATGGTCTCGCTGAACGGCGACACCTCGGTGTACCTGCAGTACGCGTACGCCCGTATCCAGTCGATCCTGCGGAAGGCGGGCGACGCGAAGCCGGCCGCGCACCGGGAGCTGGACCTGGCGGCGTCGGAGCGGGCGCTGGGTCTGCACCTGGACGGTTTCGGCGAGCTGATCGCCGAGACGGCCGCGGAGTACGCGCCGCACAAGCTGGCGGCGTACCTGTACCAGCTGGCCTCGCACTACACGACGTTCTACTCGGAGTGCCCGGTCCTGAAGGCGGACACCCCGGAGCAGGTCGAGAACCGTCTCTTCCTGTGCGAGCTCACGGCCCGCACGCTGCACCAGGGCATGGCGCTGCTGGGCATCAGGACGCCCGAGCGCCTCTGA